gagacaccaagggcTGGGTCATCCCAGCCCTCTGCCTGGCACGGAATGTCCCCCCACTGGTCCCATCTTCCATCTGCACATTCCACTCCAGTGCCCCTTGCTGCAGGAATAGCAGTCCTGAGGATCCAACTTCCCAGTACCAGCAGCTTCCAAGGGTGGTGGGATCTCTCTGTGGGCACTGTTTGGGATTGCATTGTCCTCTTTCtgtaaataattttgctttttcattcaGTTTGCTGGCATAAAGGGGCCTCCTCTGTTCACCATTTACCGGTGTTGAAATGGAGCACAGtccttccctgtgctcctgccttGAGGCCGAGTTGGGCTCAGCGTTCCTGAAGGAAttgctgctgggagcactgcTGTGGGCCCCCTTAGTGGGCTAACATTTTCTGAGCCCTCGATGCCTTTGACTCCACACCACTTTTTTGTGCTTTACTGCAGCTCAGAGCGAGAGGAGCAGGTTGCACACCAACACCTGCCTCCGCAGCAGGAGGAGCACCAACGTCTCCGTCCTGCGGCACAGAGCAAAGCCTCCCTGCCCTCGCTGTGTGCCAcggcagcacagcacagctctgcccgggctgtgccccccaTCAGACAGGCCATCTCCTTCGGTGCTTTGAACTTCGTCAGCTGCAGGAAGGCGGCTGCCGGCGAgccctggggtgctggggatgcCCCTCAGAAACACCGCAGCTGGGAGCTGGACCTGGAGCCAAAGGGAGCAGGCGGGAGGGGGCCTGGTGCCAAAGCACCTCTGGCATGGACTGTATCGACCCCTCTagccctggggcagcagggagaagaCTGGGAACGGGATGCAGGGGATGCCAAGCCTGTTTGGAGTTCACAGGGGCCAAAAGCCAGTCACTCAAGCTTCCAGGATGGATTTTCCCCTGTGGACCCGAACACCTCCAGACGAGCAGCAGATGCCCTCCCAGGCCAGAGGCACCAGGGGCAATGCCCTCACCCTTACCTGTGCTCAGCAGAAGACTCCTACTTCTCATCACTCTCTCCAGACaaccccgtgtcccccgtgttTCCCTTTCTGGAGGGGCAGGATGAGCTCCTCCATTCATGCTCTGCCAATGCCCCACTACAGCCCACCACAGCCAGCTCCCCATCGTCCCACCACACTCCCCTGAACAAGGAGAGGATGTTCCCCTTGGGTGAGTGCTACTGGGGCAAGGGGACACATGGGACAAGGTCTCTCTGGACTGGGGTGTGCTGGAGGGAGTGGTCAGTGTGGTCATCTGGTGTTCAGGgagggctgtggctgctcctcagGACTGGGTTCTCATGGGAGCTGAGGGAGTAACTGGTTTCATCCTCACACTCTTTTCAtcctgctttaatttttttcccacaagcACTTTTAGAACAGCGTGATTTTCGTGTTTGAGTTACACAGCTGCTCTGAACCCCTGTGTCACCTCAGAGCAGCTCTCACAGGGTGGCAGGGACTGGTGCTGACCAATTCTTACAGCAAGGTGCTCCAAAAAGCATTCAGAAAGCTcccagaaatttttttttctgaggatcTTATTTTCAGGCCAAACCCTACTCTTTGCTTCAGAGTGTCATGTGGGGGACACTGAAATCTCACTGAGATTGAGAGATCCAGGACTTCAGGAGCCCTGAGCTACCTGATCTACTGGGTGACacccctgcccatggtgggctTGTTAGATCTAAatggtttttaaggtcccttccaacccaacccattctgtgattccaagtATTTTGCCCAGATCTGTATCCTTAAATCCATCACCTGTCATATGAGGAAGGTGGAATTATTCCTTGATCTGGTTAGTCCTGGTACAGCTGGACATTTCCTGTTGTCCACAGCTTTGGCACTTGCTCCACTTTGCCCTGCCCAGGCCCCTCAGCATTCACTGTCACAAAGACATGCTCGTTATCCTGTGCCCTTAGGAAGTTCTGGGAATTGCAGCCCAAGCCAAGGAGCAGTGGAACCACCAGCTGTGTGCCTGGCTGTGTTGGGTAATGCTCATTTTCCTTGTGCAATTGGTGCTGAGAGCTATTTGGATGTTTAACCAAAGTTTAGAGGTGTTTAACCTTAATCTCTGGTGCgtggcagggcaggagcagccctcTCCTCTATACAGGTCTGTGGTTCCCCTCATGTCCTGCCATGCCAGTAACCTGTGTCTCTCCAATcagcccccctgccacagccagatgatgatgatgatgctccacccctgccccagcGCACCCCCGAGTCCTTCATTGTGGCCAGTGAGTTGGGTAAGTGATAAACAACATTAAATATGGGTCTGAGAAGCACTGAAGGCTCACCTGACATCGGTGTGGTCCCGTAGCATCTGGCAGTGTCTGTGCTCTGGCTGCCTGGGGTGAGAAATGATCTCTCTGGTGTTCAATTGCTTCTAGGACAATTTCCTCAGGCCACTTCAGATTTCCAGCTTCCAGACAGAAATCCAAATATCGGAACCTCCTGGGAGTGGAGTGGTGAATCTCACTCAGAGGGGTTTCCTGACCCTGTGAGACTGAGACCATGTAAGGTAAGTAAGTGGCTTTTTACCTCTTTTCTGGCATTATTTCTATGCCAATCTCCTTACCacatttccttctgtgagaaagACTCTAGTTTTGGCACTTTGTACTTGCCATAAATTAtttaatagaatcacagaatcgtggaatggtctgagttggaagggactcttaagatcatcccattccaccccctgccatgggcacagacaccttccactagaccagattgctccaagcgctgtccagcctggctttgaacacttgcagggattTCAGGGCTCAGGATTGGGAAGAAGACATGGCCTCAGTCCAGCCCCTTCCTATCAACATCTACTTTACTCCAAACACTATTTTTTGGGATTCTAAGACCAGTACAGGGTGATAAACATATTACCCCTCAATTAGAGAAGGATAATGAAGACAGGACATTAGTGTTCTGCTGAGCTTCACAtagccctgtggaaccaacaGGAGCTGAACAAAATTTAGGCATCTCTTGCTCATCCCATAGCTGAGTGACAGCTCTGTGAACTAGAAGAATAAGGCACAAGTCTGTCTTCCTTTACATGAGCGTGGAGGTGTGTGTGGGAGGGTGTTTGCACATCACATCCTTTCCTCGTCTTCTCTGGCTTCCTTGTGTGCAAGAAAACAACATTTGGATGTGGGAATTTTAAATACCTGCcttgttttttgtttccagagtgTGAAGCTTTGGAGCCCACAAACAGGTATAAGTTTAACACTGGGATAATCTTTGTAATTTGtaatggtttttttctgaaactgctTTATTCAGTAAATGTGTTTAAGATCCGTGCTCAGTGCAATGGAAATTGTTGCTAAATAGTTCTGCAACTAAATAGTTCTAACAGAACAGTTCTGCAACCAAATGAACTGGTAGTTTTATATTTCCTAATCAGCTCCTGCCTCATCCTGTACATGAGGATGTTCCTTGCAGGCTCCTCTTTGTCTGCATGTTGTGTGTTTCCTTTGAGACAACTGAGATAAGACGGTTGGcaataatttatatatatatataattttaaagctGGGTAGCCAAGTCTTTTATCTTTGCTTTCTCAGAGACAACCCAGGATGGCTCTAATTCTCCTCCTCCGCTTCCTGAAAGAACCCCGGAGTCGTTTGTTCTCGCTGAGGCAGCAAGTAAGTGCTGAGCTCTTTTCTCGGGATATAACTGAGGTTTTACACTCACACCTAAACCTACCTGTAGGTTTCTGAGAGCATGACCCACTTGTTCAAAGCATTACAGTGTAGTGTTTCAGCACTTCCCTGCAGGAGAGTTCAGCaaatacaatgaaaataaacacaacTAGGGAACCTGCATAAAATTTCTAGAAGCGCTGCGTTAGAGGAGATgaaaagcaacaacaaagcacttggaaaaaaacaggaggATTTATGAATGACCACTGAAAATGTATGTATGATGTATGTTCCCAGGTCTGCAGCCTGCTGCAAGAAATTCCTCGAGTCCTGCAGGTTTGGAGAACAAGGGCTCTGAAACATCATCCAAAGAACTCATGAAATGCTTCAGGAGGAGCAaggtaaaagaaacaaaagaaaaggtgtggaaaagggagagggtgagagaagggctggctctggcacagctgctgctgctgctgctgccctctcACTGCTAACTGGGGGAACAGGGCCCTGCTTCGAGACTGCTCGTGTTTATGGGCAAGAAAAGAAGAGTAATAAAAATATCTGATGTAGAAGTGCCAACACCTGCCCTGtctgcactgggagcagggtaatgcagccctgcccagggcaggggttatGCCCCAGCACTCCATCCACCTGAGTGCCAATTCCTCTGGGAAAAAGTTGCTCCAGTGGAGTCTGAGTCTGTCCTACAAGGACAGAACCATCACCAGCCTCCTCTTCTTGAGGCTCCTGTTAATTATCCTCGTGAGCTTGTACTTTGGGGTGTTATGGTGGAACAGAAAAGcatttgagaagaaaaatacagactGAAGGCGTTTGGGATGACAAGGAAAAAGCCAAAGAGAGTGGCACAAAGTTTGCTTTTATGAGATGTATACTTGTACATTTACCAGTGAATTCCCTTTACCACAGTAGCTGATCCACTGCttcctacatttttttttccaactaaactttttctatttttttttaacagagcttgaaaatattgaaaaatgtGAGAAAAAGTAAGTCTTTCAGGCTAGATTCTTCCCAATGGATTTAAGCAAGTATTTAAATGTGTGGCACGGAAATATCAAGAACCTGAACTTTTCCAGTGTGAAATTCCCCACACTTTGGAGCaggacacacagagctgtgccagctgagcaCCTTCTCACCTGGAGAGCTGTAGCTGTTGTAGGAATGTCATAAGGATGATGTGCTGACCTTCAGGTGCCTTGGGGACAAATTACCAAATTCTTCAGGTCGTTCAAACCTGTGTTGCAGGACCCTACAAATGGGAGATATGGGTGCTGGGAGAATGTGAGCCCCAGCCTGGATTCTGACCAGTCTATTTGGGGCACAAATAAGGAATCTCTCACTAAAATCCATTTGGTCTAAAATTAAAAGGCTTATCTTGAAAACAGGACTGCTAAAAAGTGTTTAAAGCGCTTCTGAGCAAACGTTTTCTCAGCAGAAAAATTTACTACTTGCTGCAGTAGTAAATCCACTCTCTGTAAATATGGGATTGCACAAATTAAGGatggaattcttccctgtgagggtggggaggccctggcacagggtgcccagagaagctgtggctgccccattcctgggagtgtccaaggccaggctggatggggcttggtgCTGGTTTgatggttggactggatgatcttagaggccttttccaacctaaagaaTTCCGTGATTCCATAAGTTCAGCTCTGGAAGTACCAGTGACCAACTGCTCCGgtctcattttttatttctaggCATCTGCAGTCCATCTTCACTGACAAAATCATCAGAACCTGCCCCAACAAACTCTCCGAGGTCTTTCCTTAACTTTGGTATGTTTCCTCTTTGTGTTTTGGTAGGAAGAACCTGGTTCTTGGAAATCTAAATGCCAGGCAGAACACTTACAAACTCCAAACATTGCAAATAATGCTCATTGGTTTTTACACATTTAGTTTTTACACATTTACAACTTTATTCGTAGCTACAGGATGTTGCTTTTCTGTCATATCTTAAAGCTTAGGAAAGATCTGAAACTACGAGTATTTTCAAATCCTGTGTAATTTTAAGGGATTACATAAGCAGCATCTATAACATACAGAATTtgttgcattaaaaatatatataatttcttCCTAGGCTTTGCAAATCGATTTTCAAAACCTAAAGGACCAAGAAATCCACCCCCAGCATGGAAGATTTAGATGCATTTTATAGACTCGGCATTGCAGATTTGCAAGTCCTCCTGAAATACTTGGAATGCCCATCCCAGTGAGGCTTCCATCCAAATAAACACATCAAAAGCTGTTTCACGGTGTTGGCAGCTCAGGCACTACTTGCACATTCACTGGAGTTTAAAAGTAAAGAATATAAAAGTACCAGCAGCTTTCAGTTAATTCACAATGGGATGGAAGGCAAGCCTTGGAATACAAGTTTTATCCTAAGGAGGGAcatatttttgttgtgttttggaaTGTAATCACTTCAGAAGGATGGATTTGAGCATAAACTCAAATGGTTTTTTGATGATGATGAAGACTATGGAATGATCTGGAAAGCCAACGGAGCAGAGTGAGGTGGATCGAGACCCTTACTCACATTTGTAGGTCTACTGTAATCAAAGACACTGAGATGTTTACATTACTTGGACTAAGAAGGAATTAGCATTGCAGATTTTAGAAATAacataagctttttttttttttttttctttcatctgagTGAATCAGAGCATTTGTCCGGATTTTTGGGCAGTAAGTCTTAAGATGGTGATTGGTCCCACAGAAACTAAACTGTTGTAACTGGACTGCACAATTGGCTGACCCAGCTGTTCttccatctggaaaaaaaaaaaatcccaaattaccACGACAGCAAGCAAAATagtattgtattttaaaaacaatgctGTTTTTAAGGATTTGTGATCCTCCAGCACAGAATTTCAGGTGGGAACAGGGAAGATGAGGTTTGTTGCCAGATTCCTCACCAGATTCCACTGCTGTTTCTATCAGTGGGGAGGGAGAAAGATGCTGAAAATTGCTTTATATGATCGTTTTCCTGTaaagacaaaacagaaacaaaacaaacaagcaaaaaagggtgggatttggggaatttggtcAAGAGGAATCTGCTGACCGCTGCTGGAATGGAAAACTCAGCTGGTTTAAAGTTGGAGGAATAGCCGATATTGCCTTTTTTATTACTGAAGTCATGGGTTTTCTTAACAGCAGAAAACAGTGAAAGCCTTTAcccaaattatatttttatttctcccaGGCTGGACGGAGTTCGGAGCAACCTCGTGTAGCGGAAGGTgccccagcccatggcaggggctgaaACGAGATTTTTAAGTTCACTCCCAACCCTTAAGATTTTATGATTCAATGATTTTATTCCATCCCCTTGCCACGGGCAGGAATGGCCTTCTTAGGCTCGCTCCAACAGCTCCACATCATCTCCCTCGCGGGAAAAGCCTCCGCAGCACCCCGCGGCCGGTGTTTAATGGACGAAGCACTTTAAAACAAGCGACAACGCCgtgaaaataaagctttttacTCGTCCCCGCTCCCCGGCTCCGCGCTCCCTCAGCAccctcccgccccgcccctcaCGTGACCCGCGCCGCGCGCACGCGCCCCCCGCTCCCGAACTACAGGTCCCAGGGTGCCCCGCGGCGGCGCGTGCGCGGCGGCGCCCGGCGCTCGGGCCATTTAAATGTGTGTGAGGGAGCCCCTGAAATGGCCGCGCAGGTCGCCGCGGTGCCGCGGGCCCcggaggagccgccgccgccctcaGCGGAccggcccgcccggccccgcgggccCCGCCGCCGGCGGGCGGCACCCGGCGAGCCGCCGGCCGCCAAGCGGGCCCGGCCGAGCCAGCCGctgctggcggggcccggcccggcggagCCGCTGCCCCCGCCCGCCCTCCCCGCCGCCGCGGGGCTGTTCACGTTCTCCCCGCTCAGCCTCCCGCCGCCCGGGGAGCGCCGACACCACCACCGGCACCACGCCGAGCCCACCGGCCACAAGGCGAGGCGCGGCAGCCCCGCGGacggcgcggcggggcggcccAGCCAGCGAGGTGAgcggcggggggagcgcggggagcgcggggccggcgggtgCCCCCGGAGGGCTCGGCCGggcgggcgggagcggcggcagcgccgcgcTGGGAGCCCCGGGCGCACCTGTGGAGGGGTgcgggcggcggcagcgctgCGGGCTCGGCGGCCCTGGTCCGGCCGTGTCGTAGCGGGCACGGCGGTGCTGCCCCGGGGACGGAGCGCGGGGTGGCCGCGCTGCTCCTGCCGCTGTCAGAATCGCCCTCATCGCAGGttcagctgcaggtgctgtgggAGTGAAGCTTTCTTCCTTCTATGCTTGCATTAAcgtgtgaggagctgctggggtttcttttaaaattttattttcttgggtTTGATAAGTGCCGTGAGAAGGCTTCTCATGATTCCGTACGAGTATTTTTCCAAggtgggtgtcagaggatggtgccagattCTTTTCAGGGGtgcccagcaacaggacaaggcgCAGTAGCCATACACTAAAATACAAAAGTTCCTCCTCAACACgaagaagaatttctttcaaTGAAGGGTGTcagaacactggaacaggtgccTAGGGAGGTCCTGGAGAACACCTGTCTGAAGATATCCCAAACCCAAActtgtgtcacctgctccaggtgaccctgccttggtaGGGGGGTtgcactggatgatctccagaggtcccttccaacccgaaTTATTCTGTGTTTCCTTTAATTAGAAGTGCCGAAATATCTCTGGATTTTGGTGTGCGCTGtgtgtggttttgtttatttttattttaacagtaCCGAGTGATTGTTTTGGTTCTGCTCAGAGATTTGTTATAGTAAAAAGCTTCTTGGAGAGAGCAACATAGATAAAAAATAACTGCAGAAGctgctgtaattaaaaatacaatgtGGTGAATTATGCTTGAGGAGTGTATGGGCAGGTTTTGTGCCAAAGAAACCAAAGATGCACTTGCTTACAGAAGTCAAGTGTCTGTAGAGTAAACTCTAGATAAGACTGTCTTAAAAACAGACAAAACTATTACTAGGAGAGGCTTTTTTCCGCTGGTTAATGCTTCCACACCACTGTGCTTGAATAACGATTATAAAGGCTGCTGATTGATAAAACTGCAGAGGTTTACAGTGTTTATCAAGTaaaagtttggagcag
Above is a window of Aphelocoma coerulescens isolate FSJ_1873_10779 chromosome 26, UR_Acoe_1.0, whole genome shotgun sequence DNA encoding:
- the PTPN22 gene encoding tyrosine-protein phosphatase non-receptor type 22 isoform X4 — encoded protein: MDQREILLQNLERVQGKKLSRGEFAEEFLKLKRQSTKYRSDKIYPAAVSEQPENVKKNRYKDILPFDHTRVELSLITSDTDSHYINANFIKGVYGPRAYIATQGPLPTTVIDFWRMIWEYEVLVVVMACMEFEMGKKKCERYWAEVDGSPLHCGPFAITCEAEEKRNEYVIRTLKVTLNEATRTIYHFHYKNWPDHHIPSSIEPILELVRDVRCYQPDDRVPVCIHCSAGCGRTGVICAIDYTQKLLKDGIVPVNFSVFSLIQEMRTQRPCIVQTKEQYELVYDAVIELFKRQIQALDAQKDFAASQEGAGHPPAKPVLTPVEDIYGLSLLTCSEREEQVAHQHLPPQQEEHQRLRPAAQSKASLPSLCATAAQHSSARAVPPIRQAISFGALNFVSCRKAAAGEPWGAGDAPQKHRSWELDLEPKGAGGRGPGAKAPLAWTVSTPLALGQQGEDWERDAGDAKPVWSSQGPKASHSSFQDGFSPVDPNTSRRAADALPGQRHQGQCPHPYLCSAEDSYFSSLSPDNPVSPVFPFLEGQDELLHSCSANAPLQPTTASSPSSHHTPLNKERMFPLAPLPQPDDDDDAPPLPQRTPESFIVASELGQFPQATSDFQLPDRNPNIGTSWEWSGESHSEGFPDPVRLRPCKSVKLWSPQTETTQDGSNSPPPLPERTPESFVLAEAASLQPAARNSSSPAGLENKGSETSSKELMKCFRRSKSLKILKNVRKSICSPSSLTKSSEPAPTNSPRSFLNFGFANRFSKPKGPRNPPPAWKI
- the PTPN22 gene encoding tyrosine-protein phosphatase non-receptor type 22 isoform X3 yields the protein MALVTVRERIRLGTMSLNMSATHEGCDEVRKPQPALPAVPSAADHLTCPFPGGPGQARSSSGTMDQREILLQNLERVQGKKLSRGEFAEEFLKLKRQSTKYRSDKIYPAAVSEQPENVKKNRYKDILPFDHTRVELSLITSDTDSHYINANFIKGVYGPRAYIATQGPLPTTVIDFWRMIWEYEVLVVVMACMEFEMGKKKCERYWAEVDGSPLHCGPFAITCEAEEKRNEYVIRTLKVTLNEATRTIYHFHYKNWPDHHIPSSIEPILELVRDVRCYQPDDRVPVCIHCSAGCGRTGVICAIDYTQKLLKDGIVPVNFSVFSLIQEMRTQRPCIVQTKEQYELVYDAVIELFKRQIQALDAQKDFAASQEGAGHPPAKPVLTPVEDIYGLSLLTCSEREEQVAHQHLPPQQEEHQRLRPAAQSKASLPSLCATAAQHSSARAVPPIRQAISFGALNFVSCRKAAAGEPWGAGDAPQKHRSWELDLEPKGAGGRGPGAKAPLAWTVSTPLALGQQGEDWERDAGDAKPVWSSQGPKASHSSFQDGFSPVDPNTSRRAADALPGQRHQGQCPHPYLCSAEDSYFSSLSPDNPVSPVFPFLEGQDELLHSCSANAPLQPTTASSPSSHHTPLNKERMFPLAPLPQPDDDDDAPPLPQRTPESFIVASELGQFPQATSDFQLPDRNPNIGTSWEWSGESHSEGFPDPVRLRPCKSVKLWSPQTETTQDGSNSPPPLPERTPESFVLAEAASLQPAARNSSSPAGLENKGSETSSKELMKCFRRSKSLKILKNVRKSICSPSSLTKSSEPAPTNSPRSFLNFGFANRFSKPKGPRNPPPAWKI
- the PTPN22 gene encoding tyrosine-protein phosphatase non-receptor type 22 isoform X1, with the protein product MNEQGCDEVRKPQPALPAVPSAADHLTCPFPGGPGQARSSSGTMDQREILLQNLERVQGKKLSRGEFAEEFLKLKRQSTKYRSDKIYPAAVSEQPENVKKNRYKDILPFDHTRVELSLITSDTDSHYINANFIKGVYGPRAYIATQGPLPTTVIDFWRMIWEYEVLVVVMACMEFEMGKKKCERYWAEVDGSPLHCGPFAITCEAEEKRNEYVIRTLKVTLNEATRTIYHFHYKNWPDHHIPSSIEPILELVRDVRCYQPDDRVPVCIHCSAGCGRTGVICAIDYTQKLLKDGIVPVNFSVFSLIQEMRTQRPCIVQTKEQYELVYDAVIELFKRQIQALDAQKDFAASQEGAGHPPAKPVLTPVEDIYGLSLLTCSEREEQVAHQHLPPQQEEHQRLRPAAQSKASLPSLCATAAQHSSARAVPPIRQAISFGALNFVSCRKAAAGEPWGAGDAPQKHRSWELDLEPKGAGGRGPGAKAPLAWTVSTPLALGQQGEDWERDAGDAKPVWSSQGPKASHSSFQDGFSPVDPNTSRRAADALPGQRHQGQCPHPYLCSAEDSYFSSLSPDNPVSPVFPFLEGQDELLHSCSANAPLQPTTASSPSSHHTPLNKERMFPLAPLPQPDDDDDAPPLPQRTPESFIVASELGQFPQATSDFQLPDRNPNIGTSWEWSGESHSEGFPDPVRLRPCKSVKLWSPQTETTQDGSNSPPPLPERTPESFVLAEAASLQPAARNSSSPAGLENKGSETSSKELMKCFRRSKSLKILKNVRKSICSPSSLTKSSEPAPTNSPRSFLNFGFANRFSKPKGPRNPPPAWKI
- the PTPN22 gene encoding tyrosine-protein phosphatase non-receptor type 22 isoform X2 → MNEQGCDEVRKPQPALPAVPSAADHLTCPFPGGPGQARSSSGTMDQREILLQNLERVQGKKLSRGEFAEEFLKLKRQSTKYRSDKIYPAAVSEQPENVKKNRYKDILPFDHTRVELSLITSDTDSHYINANFIKGVYGPRAYIATQGPLPTTVIDFWRMIWEYEVLVVVMACMEFEMGKKCERYWAEVDGSPLHCGPFAITCEAEEKRNEYVIRTLKVTLNEATRTIYHFHYKNWPDHHIPSSIEPILELVRDVRCYQPDDRVPVCIHCSAGCGRTGVICAIDYTQKLLKDGIVPVNFSVFSLIQEMRTQRPCIVQTKEQYELVYDAVIELFKRQIQALDAQKDFAASQEGAGHPPAKPVLTPVEDIYGLSLLTCSEREEQVAHQHLPPQQEEHQRLRPAAQSKASLPSLCATAAQHSSARAVPPIRQAISFGALNFVSCRKAAAGEPWGAGDAPQKHRSWELDLEPKGAGGRGPGAKAPLAWTVSTPLALGQQGEDWERDAGDAKPVWSSQGPKASHSSFQDGFSPVDPNTSRRAADALPGQRHQGQCPHPYLCSAEDSYFSSLSPDNPVSPVFPFLEGQDELLHSCSANAPLQPTTASSPSSHHTPLNKERMFPLAPLPQPDDDDDAPPLPQRTPESFIVASELGQFPQATSDFQLPDRNPNIGTSWEWSGESHSEGFPDPVRLRPCKSVKLWSPQTETTQDGSNSPPPLPERTPESFVLAEAASLQPAARNSSSPAGLENKGSETSSKELMKCFRRSKSLKILKNVRKSICSPSSLTKSSEPAPTNSPRSFLNFGFANRFSKPKGPRNPPPAWKI